Proteins from a genomic interval of Onychostoma macrolepis isolate SWU-2019 chromosome 17, ASM1243209v1, whole genome shotgun sequence:
- the socs4 gene encoding suppressor of cytokine signaling 4, with protein sequence MCFLPSVHAELSLHELQAWKNSSLLCEDIRFSIHSEALFQKGPAAMSERKPKNSDTRPKNLRSWSADSYIRSIKKRSRGSGHEAASRGEEGEGTDDQTVRSASCPRRRRERKCSCTIPGETDPDSPCRKALSRRSLRQKFQDAVGQCLPLRNHHHHHHQSGSSRPFSVLLWSKRKIHVSELMEDKCPFSPKSELAQCWHLIKKHGTHTKPSLSIETEPKGPLLSSSPPKLISWEEISSTGASSLDDWDPSFAHGDAQCCAHTDYILVPDLLQINNSPCYWGVLDRFEAEQLLEGQPEGTFLLRDSAQDEYLFSVSFRRYSRSLHARIEQNGKRFSFDGRDPCMYRDSSVTGLLKHYSDPATCLFFEPLLSRPLPRNFPFSLQHMCRAVICSRTTYQGIDTLPLPHSLRHFLRQYHYRCNGACAV encoded by the exons ATGTGCTTCCTCCCTTCAGTTCATGCCGAGCTCTCACTGCACGAACTTCAGGCATGGAAGAATTCATCACTCCTCTGTGAGGACATCAGATTTTCCATCCATTCTGAAG CACTTTTCCAAAAGGGGCCTGCAGCAATGTCAGAGAGGAAGCCCAAAAACTCGGATACACGTCCCAAGAACCTGCGGAGCTGGAGCGCTGATAGTTACATCCGCAGTATTAAAAAACGCTCCCGTGGGTCAGGCCATGAGGCAGCGTCCAGAGGGGAAGAGGGGGAAGGAACGGACGACCAGACCGTACGCTCTGCTTCTTGTCCTCGGAGACGTCGAGAGCGAAAGTGCAGCTGCACGATCCCTGGAGAAACGGATCCGGACTCTCCTTGCAGGAAAGCCCTGTCCCGCCGGTCTCTGAGGCAGAAGTTTCAAGACGCCGTCGGCCAGTGTCTCCCTCTTCGCAATCACCACCACCATCACCACCAGTCCGGTTCCTCACGTCCATTCTCCGTCCTTCTTTGGTCCAAACGGAAGATTCATGTGTCCGAGCTCATGGAGGACAAGTGCCCATTCTCTCCAAAATCCGAACTGGCTCAGTGTTGGCATCTGATCAAGAAACATGGCACTCACACCAAACCTTCTTTAAGCATCGAAACTGAACCCAAAGGTCCCTTGTTATCCTCTTCTCCTCCAAAGCTCATTTCATGGGAAGAGATCAGCTCTACTGGGGCTTCTAGTCTGGATGACTGGGATCCATCTTTTGCACATGGAGATGCTCAGTGTTGCGCCCACACTGACTACATCCTGGTTCCTGATCTGCTTCAGATCAACAACAGCCCTTGTTATTGGGGTGTCCTGGATCGTTTCGAAGCTGAGCAGCTTTTGGAAGGGCAACCAGAGGGGACCTTTCTGCTCCGAGACTCTGCCCAGGATGAATACCTCTTCTCGGTTAGCTTCAGACGCTATAGCCGCTCCCTCCATGCTCGAATAGAACAAAACGGGAAACGCTTTAGCTTTGATGGCCGTGACCCTTGTATGTACAGAGATTCCAGTGTCACGGGCCTGTTAAAGCACTACAGTGACCCGGCCACATGCCTATTTTTTGAGCCTCTTCTCTCTCGCCCACTACCTAGGAACTTTCCTTTCTCTCTGCAGCACATGTGCAGAGCGGTCATCTGTAGCCGTACAACATATCAGGGCATTGACACCTTGCCTTTACCCCACAGTTTGAGACACTTCCTTAGGCAATATCACTATAGATGCAATGGAGCGTGTGCTGTTTGA
- the gnpnat1 gene encoding glucosamine 6-phosphate N-acetyltransferase, with the protein MSPASGMLLDETPLFDPSLLQELDWSSNTVSFSPPISPSQPGEGLVLRPLCTADLDRGFYKVLSQLTVAGDVTEEQFKANFEHMKKSGDYYVIVVEDTNLGQIVATATLIIEHKFIHACAKRGRVEEVVVSDVCRGKQLGKLLVSTLTLLSKKLQCYKVTLECAPKNVEFYKKFGYSASDETYMQCRFFD; encoded by the exons ATGTCTCC GGCCTCTGGAATGTTGCTCGACGAAACTCCCCTGTTTGATCCTTCTCTGCTCCAAGAGCTGGACTGGAGCAGCAACACCGTGTCCTTCTCGCCCCCTATTTCTCCCTCTCAGCCCGGAGAAGGTCTGGTCCTCCGTCCTCTCTGTACTGCTGACCTAGACAGAG GCTTCTATAAGGTCTTATCACAGCTCACAGTGGCTGGGGATGTTACAGAAGAACAGTTCAAAG caaattttgaACATATGAAGAAATCTGGAGACTATTATGTGATAGTGGTGGAAGACACCAATCTTGGACAAATTGTTGCCACAGCAACACTCATAATAGAGCACAAATTTATCCATGCTTGTGCAAAG AGGGGGCGTGTAGAAGAAGTGGTTGTGAGTGACGTATGCAGAGGGAAACAGCTTGGAAAACT gtTGGTATCAACATTGACTCTCCTCAGCAAAAAATTGCAGTGCTATAAAGTAACACTGGAGTGTGCGCCAAAAAATGTGGAGTTTTATAAGAAGTTTGGCTACTCAGCTTCAGACGAGACTTACATGCAGTGCCGGTTCTTTGACTGA